One part of the Treponema sp. OMZ 787 genome encodes these proteins:
- a CDS encoding methylaspartate mutase subunit E — protein MRWKNKKIPEGEFMEMREEILQTWPTGKDVDLKESIDYLKKIPPEKNFAIKLEQADKEGITTAQPRAGVPLLDEHINLLKFLQDEGGADFLPSTIDAYTRQNRYEEGEAGIEASKKAGRSLMNGFPVVNWGVGPCRQVLEAVNLPLQARHGTPDARLLSEIIHAGGYTSNEGGGISYNVPYAKAVSIEHSIMCWQYADRLVGFYEENGVHLNREPFGPLTGTLVPPSVAIAVGVIEALLAAEQGVKSITVGYGMCGNMTQDVAAVISLREITKDYMKKFGYKDMCITTVFHQWMGGFPADESRAYGLISLGSTTAALSGATKVIVKTPHEAFGIPTKEANAGGIKATKMVLNLLKGQRYPDSKILAQEIELIKAETKCIMDRVYEIGHGDLVEGTIKAFEAGVIDIPFAPSQYNAGKVMPARDNDGCIRYLMPGNLPFTKDILDFNRSKLEERAKADNRAVDFQMSVDDVYAVSSGVLVGRPAKH, from the coding sequence ATGAGATGGAAAAATAAAAAAATTCCCGAGGGAGAGTTCATGGAGATGCGAGAAGAGATTCTCCAAACTTGGCCTACGGGAAAGGATGTTGACTTAAAAGAGTCTATCGATTATCTAAAGAAGATCCCGCCTGAAAAAAACTTTGCAATCAAACTTGAACAAGCCGATAAAGAAGGCATTACGACGGCACAGCCTCGTGCCGGTGTTCCTCTTTTGGATGAACACATTAACCTATTAAAGTTTTTACAGGATGAGGGCGGTGCCGACTTTTTACCCAGCACCATTGATGCTTATACGCGTCAAAATAGGTATGAAGAGGGTGAGGCCGGTATTGAGGCTTCAAAGAAGGCTGGCCGTTCTCTTATGAACGGTTTTCCTGTGGTAAACTGGGGGGTCGGCCCCTGCCGCCAAGTTTTGGAAGCCGTAAACCTTCCCTTGCAGGCAAGACACGGAACTCCCGATGCCCGTCTTCTTTCAGAGATTATTCATGCCGGAGGCTACACCTCCAACGAAGGCGGAGGAATAAGCTACAACGTTCCTTACGCAAAGGCCGTTTCAATCGAACACAGTATCATGTGCTGGCAGTATGCCGACCGCCTTGTAGGTTTCTATGAAGAAAATGGAGTTCACCTAAACAGGGAACCCTTCGGCCCTCTTACAGGAACCCTCGTTCCTCCCTCAGTTGCCATTGCAGTAGGCGTTATCGAAGCCTTGCTTGCAGCAGAGCAGGGTGTAAAGAGCATCACTGTAGGCTACGGTATGTGCGGAAACATGACGCAGGACGTTGCTGCCGTAATTTCTTTAAGAGAAATTACCAAGGACTATATGAAAAAATTCGGCTACAAGGATATGTGCATCACCACCGTTTTCCATCAATGGATGGGAGGCTTTCCCGCCGATGAGTCCAGGGCCTACGGCCTTATTTCTTTGGGTAGCACAACAGCTGCCCTTTCAGGAGCTACAAAGGTAATCGTTAAAACCCCGCATGAAGCTTTCGGTATTCCTACCAAGGAAGCCAATGCAGGAGGTATCAAGGCTACCAAAATGGTACTAAATCTTTTGAAGGGCCAGCGTTATCCCGATTCAAAAATTCTCGCTCAAGAAATTGAGCTTATCAAGGCAGAAACAAAGTGTATTATGGACAGGGTCTATGAGATAGGACACGGAGACCTGGTTGAAGGCACAATCAAGGCCTTTGAAGCCGGTGTAATAGACATTCCCTTTGCACCTTCTCAGTACAATGCCGGAAAGGTAATGCCTGCCCGCGACAATGACGGATGTATCCGCTACCTCATGCCGGGAAATCTGCCCTTTACAAAGGATATTCTTGACTTTAACAGGAGTAAACTTGAAGAGAGGGCTAAGGCCGACAACAGAGCTGTCGATTTCCAAATGTCTGTTGATGATGTTTATGCCGTAAGTTCAGGTGTTTTGGTCGGAAGACCCGCTAAACACTAA
- a CDS encoding Rpn family recombination-promoting nuclease/putative transposase produces MNDEKTILNPKTDWVFKLMFSKGEEGNKSLISFLNAFLEDSYGKITKADILNTELIRDRSAGETYRLDFLIKTDTGLIVDLEMQQFWKTNYPRRNQMYLMRMASRFLKTEPKEDDFLYAISISVFGCDVPKNAELVRMPEGSVIQYLYVELNELIVYTMKKRLEEYTLKDFWIRFLANYEEDKKNGMLEELCKLEEGIRMAEATLFRVTDEERRMAIELSNEKYEMYVECERNEARRQGLAEGRAEGMAEGSYQAKLETAASFKRLGIDIDKIVEGTGLSREKIESL; encoded by the coding sequence ATGAATGATGAAAAAACTATTTTAAATCCCAAGACCGATTGGGTATTTAAGCTGATGTTTTCCAAAGGAGAAGAAGGAAACAAGTCCCTCATAAGCTTTCTTAACGCCTTTTTGGAAGATTCCTACGGTAAAATCACAAAGGCCGACATCCTTAATACCGAGCTCATCAGGGATAGGTCGGCAGGAGAAACTTACCGCCTTGATTTTTTGATTAAGACCGATACAGGTCTTATTGTAGACCTTGAAATGCAGCAGTTTTGGAAGACCAACTATCCCAGGCGAAATCAAATGTACCTTATGCGAATGGCCTCCCGCTTTTTAAAAACAGAGCCGAAAGAAGATGACTTTTTGTATGCAATAAGCATATCGGTTTTCGGCTGTGATGTTCCTAAAAATGCAGAACTTGTCAGAATGCCTGAGGGCTCCGTAATTCAATATCTTTATGTTGAATTAAACGAGCTAATAGTTTATACTATGAAAAAGAGACTTGAAGAGTACACTCTAAAAGATTTTTGGATAAGATTTTTGGCCAACTATGAAGAAGACAAAAAAAACGGAATGTTGGAAGAATTGTGTAAATTGGAGGAGGGAATAAGGATGGCAGAAGCAACACTCTTTAGGGTAACGGATGAAGAGAGGCGGATGGCAATAGAGCTCTCTAACGAAAAATACGAGATGTATGTCGAATGTGAACGGAATGAAGCTAGAAGACAGGGCTTGGCGGAAGGTCGTGCCGAAGGTATGGCGGAGGGGTCATATCAAGCAAAGTTGGAAACAGCAGCATCTTTTAAACGGCTTGGAATTGATATCGATAAAATAGTTGAGGGAACCGGCTTAAGTCGTGAAAAAATAGAAAGTCTTTAG
- a CDS encoding copper homeostasis protein CutC: MKNITIEICAGSFEDAVMAEKAGASRIELNSSLFLGGLTPSLGTLRLVKKETGLKVMTMVRPRAAGFFYSSYEYKTMIEDAKLFMDNGADGLVFGFLKKDGTIDAKRCEALIKIAGSRDKVFHRAIDVVPEPLKALDELISLGFTRVLTSGQEPTAYEGAGLIAEMVKRAKGRIEILPGGGITEKNAAKLIKLIGVDQIHFAALKRRVEPSTKANPSIYYGGALYPPEDSIEVAGLDEMIGIIKSL; the protein is encoded by the coding sequence ATGAAGAATATTACGATAGAAATTTGTGCGGGTTCTTTTGAGGATGCGGTGATGGCAGAAAAGGCAGGAGCTTCAAGGATTGAGCTTAACTCTTCTCTTTTTTTGGGAGGTTTGACTCCTTCTTTAGGAACCCTAAGGCTGGTTAAAAAAGAAACCGGTTTAAAGGTTATGACAATGGTAAGACCCAGAGCTGCCGGCTTTTTTTACTCTTCTTACGAGTATAAAACAATGATTGAAGATGCAAAACTTTTTATGGATAACGGAGCCGACGGGCTGGTGTTCGGCTTTTTAAAAAAGGACGGAACCATCGATGCAAAGAGATGTGAAGCTCTTATAAAGATTGCAGGAAGCAGGGACAAGGTTTTTCATCGAGCAATAGATGTAGTTCCTGAGCCCTTAAAGGCCTTGGATGAGCTTATTTCTTTAGGCTTTACCAGGGTGTTAACTAGCGGGCAAGAACCTACAGCCTATGAGGGGGCCGGCCTGATTGCCGAAATGGTAAAAAGAGCTAAGGGCCGAATCGAGATTTTGCCCGGCGGCGGAATTACCGAAAAAAATGCAGCAAAGCTAATCAAGCTGATAGGTGTAGATCAAATTCACTTTGCTGCCCTTAAAAGGCGTGTAGAGCCGTCTACCAAGGCAAATCCTTCAATCTATTACGGAGGAGCCCTATATCCGCCTGAGGACAGCATCGAAGTTGCCGGCCTAGACGAGATGATAGGGATAATAAAAAGCTTGTAG
- a CDS encoding DNA topoisomerase IV subunit B, producing MAAKKAVYDESKIKTLSSLEHIRLRTGMYIGRLGDGSNPDDGIYILVKEVIDNSIDEFIMGNGSRIDIQQEENKITVRDFGRGIPLGKLVECVSVINTGAKYNDEVFQFSVGLNGVGTKAVNALSEHFRVAAVRDGKYAEAIFERGKLVSEKKGNAKPGVKNGTLVEFIPDTKIFGEYKFNLDFIEKRIWNYAYLNSGLTLSFNGKLFKSENGLLDLLESNVGTNTIYEVCRYKEKQLEFAFSHTNNYGETYYSFVNGQYTSDGGTHLSAFKEGLLKGINEYFRKSYKSEDVREGTCAAVAVKIQAPVFESQTKNKLGNTEVRSWIVNDTKSAVVEWLQKNADSAAKLESKIIANEKLRTELNTVKKEAKAAAKKIAIKIPKLKDCKFHLGDGKFGEDTMIFITEGDSATGAMVSSRDVLTQAIFSLRGKPENMYGKKRAQIYKNAELYNMMMALGIENDIEGLRYSKIVIATDADNDGFHIRNLLLTFFLSYFEELVTSGRVYILETPLFRVRTKKETSYCYSEKERDEAVSRLGSSSEITRFKGLGEISPKEFGQFIGADIKLLPVTVQTLKKVPSILEFYMGKNTPERRKFIMKNLLAEIDA from the coding sequence ATGGCTGCAAAAAAGGCTGTTTACGATGAGTCCAAAATAAAAACCTTGAGCTCCCTTGAACATATCCGTTTGCGGACGGGTATGTACATAGGCCGCTTAGGAGACGGTTCAAATCCCGATGACGGAATTTACATTCTGGTAAAAGAAGTTATAGACAACTCCATAGACGAGTTTATAATGGGAAACGGCTCCCGCATAGATATTCAGCAAGAGGAAAACAAGATAACCGTCCGCGACTTCGGGCGGGGTATTCCTTTAGGAAAATTAGTAGAATGTGTTTCGGTTATAAATACGGGCGCAAAGTACAACGATGAGGTCTTTCAGTTTTCCGTCGGTCTAAACGGAGTCGGAACAAAGGCCGTAAACGCCCTCTCGGAGCATTTTAGGGTTGCCGCCGTAAGGGACGGTAAATACGCAGAAGCTATTTTTGAAAGAGGAAAGCTTGTAAGCGAAAAAAAAGGAAATGCCAAGCCCGGCGTCAAAAACGGAACCCTTGTCGAATTCATTCCCGACACAAAAATTTTCGGCGAGTATAAATTTAACTTGGACTTTATCGAAAAACGGATTTGGAACTATGCCTATTTAAACTCAGGCCTTACTTTAAGTTTTAACGGAAAGCTTTTTAAATCTGAAAACGGCCTTTTGGACTTGCTCGAATCCAATGTAGGTACAAACACCATCTATGAGGTTTGCCGCTACAAGGAAAAGCAGCTTGAGTTTGCCTTTTCACACACAAACAATTACGGCGAAACCTACTACTCCTTTGTAAACGGCCAATATACTTCCGACGGTGGAACTCACCTTTCCGCCTTTAAAGAAGGGCTTCTCAAGGGCATCAACGAATATTTTAGAAAAAGCTACAAGAGCGAGGACGTTCGTGAAGGAACTTGCGCTGCCGTTGCCGTAAAGATTCAGGCTCCCGTATTCGAAAGCCAGACAAAGAACAAGCTCGGAAACACCGAGGTGCGCTCCTGGATAGTCAACGATACAAAGTCGGCAGTCGTAGAATGGCTCCAAAAAAATGCCGACTCGGCTGCAAAACTTGAAAGCAAAATAATCGCAAACGAAAAACTCCGCACCGAGCTAAACACTGTAAAAAAAGAAGCAAAGGCGGCGGCAAAAAAAATTGCCATAAAGATTCCGAAACTGAAGGACTGCAAATTCCATTTGGGAGATGGGAAATTCGGCGAAGACACCATGATCTTTATCACAGAGGGAGATTCTGCGACGGGAGCCATGGTTTCAAGCAGGGATGTTTTAACTCAGGCAATTTTTTCTCTTCGAGGAAAACCCGAAAACATGTACGGCAAAAAACGGGCTCAAATATACAAAAATGCCGAGCTTTACAATATGATGATGGCACTAGGCATCGAAAACGATATCGAGGGCTTGCGCTACTCTAAAATCGTAATCGCAACGGATGCCGACAACGACGGCTTTCATATTCGGAATTTGCTTTTGACATTCTTTTTAAGCTATTTTGAGGAGCTGGTTACCTCAGGCCGCGTATACATCTTGGAAACGCCGCTATTTAGGGTACGCACCAAAAAAGAGACATCTTATTGCTATTCCGAAAAGGAAAGGGATGAGGCTGTAAGCCGATTGGGTTCATCTTCCGAAATTACCCGCTTTAAGGGCTTGGGAGAAATAAGCCCCAAAGAGTTCGGACAATTTATCGGAGCCGATATAAAGCTCCTCCCCGTAACCGTTCAAACCCTAAAAAAAGTTCCTTCAATCTTGGAATTCTACATGGGCAAGAACACTCCGGAACGCCGTAAATTTATCATGAAAAATCTTCTGGCTGAAATAGATGCTTAA
- a CDS encoding ThiF family adenylyltransferase, with protein sequence MNFLSRFEPLVGSSNLTKIENARIAVFGLGGVGSYTAEALARSGVARNGTGKLILIDGDTIEESNINRQLYALYSTIGRAKTEIARDRIANISPSCKVTAINSFILPDTFYEVLGEDFFDGLDFIVDAADTVALKIFLAVEAEKHEVPIISAMGCGNRLNADFEFADIYKTSVCPLCKVMRTELKKRKVKHLKVLYSKTECTIKQNPPASAAWVPSIAGLLIAGEVVKHLFQPEDFS encoded by the coding sequence ATGAATTTTTTATCGAGGTTTGAGCCTCTTGTCGGCTCATCAAATTTAACGAAGATAGAAAATGCCCGTATCGCAGTTTTCGGCCTCGGCGGTGTCGGAAGCTATACTGCCGAGGCCCTTGCCCGAAGCGGGGTTGCCCGGAACGGGACAGGCAAGCTCATCCTCATTGACGGCGACACGATAGAAGAAAGCAATATAAACCGCCAGCTTTATGCCCTCTATTCTACCATCGGAAGGGCTAAAACTGAAATTGCAAGGGATCGCATTGCCAATATAAGTCCCTCATGTAAGGTAACGGCAATCAATTCCTTTATTTTACCCGATACTTTTTATGAAGTCTTAGGCGAAGATTTTTTTGATGGTTTAGACTTTATAGTCGATGCCGCCGATACGGTTGCTCTCAAAATTTTTCTTGCCGTTGAAGCCGAAAAACATGAGGTGCCTATTATTTCGGCAATGGGCTGCGGGAACCGCCTAAACGCCGATTTTGAATTTGCAGATATTTACAAGACAAGCGTCTGTCCTCTTTGTAAGGTAATGCGTACCGAGCTAAAAAAAAGGAAGGTAAAGCACTTGAAGGTGCTTTATTCCAAAACCGAATGTACAATAAAGCAAAACCCTCCGGCTTCGGCTGCATGGGTTCCCTCAATCGCCGGTCTTTTAATCGCCGGCGAGGTTGTTAAGCATCTATTTCAGCCAGAAGATTTTTCATGA
- a CDS encoding phospho-N-acetylmuramoyl-pentapeptide-transferase codes for MLYHIAELLGPYFGPMRLLQSYAVLISLGLFLGFLITVLMLPKFYSKLPKDRGREFTVNPEAAVGKPTGGGIVFISIFIICVFLLIKPTITQGLILAITFAVMLTGFLDDKSEKSWGEYLKGSLDLILSAVTALVIFYIYFDGKVSFWLPFTSSLVEVHPIVFFAVSIIILWISINTTNCTDGVDGLSGTLILLALVSLGIVFYFVLGHVKVAAYLLVPNISTGAKWAVMIFTLCGVLTGYLWHNAYPSKVLMGDAGSRALGFFIGVLVIISRNPFILLMTSGVILINGGTGILKVVMLRFFKIKIFKNIRFPLHDHMKKNLQWSPTQVLIRFVIIQILITIVILGILFKIR; via the coding sequence ATGTTATACCATATTGCAGAATTGCTGGGTCCATATTTCGGGCCTATGAGACTTTTACAATCCTATGCCGTTTTAATTTCTCTAGGTTTATTTTTAGGCTTTTTAATTACCGTTTTAATGCTGCCTAAATTTTATTCCAAATTACCCAAAGACAGAGGGCGGGAATTTACCGTAAATCCGGAAGCTGCTGTGGGTAAGCCCACCGGAGGCGGAATTGTTTTTATCTCTATTTTTATAATCTGCGTTTTTTTATTGATTAAACCGACTATTACTCAAGGTCTAATATTGGCCATAACCTTTGCCGTTATGCTTACAGGCTTTTTAGATGATAAATCCGAAAAATCTTGGGGAGAATATTTAAAGGGCAGTTTGGATCTTATTTTATCGGCTGTAACAGCCCTCGTCATTTTTTATATCTATTTTGACGGTAAAGTTTCCTTTTGGCTTCCCTTTACTTCGAGCCTTGTCGAAGTGCATCCTATTGTGTTCTTCGCTGTTTCGATAATTATTTTGTGGATTTCGATTAACACAACAAACTGTACCGACGGGGTTGACGGTCTTTCGGGAACGCTCATCCTTTTAGCCCTTGTTTCCCTCGGAATAGTTTTTTATTTTGTTCTTGGTCATGTCAAGGTTGCGGCCTATCTTTTGGTTCCCAATATCAGCACGGGAGCAAAATGGGCAGTTATGATTTTCACCCTCTGCGGAGTGCTTACGGGCTATCTTTGGCACAATGCTTATCCGAGTAAGGTGCTTATGGGAGATGCAGGCTCGCGTGCTTTAGGCTTTTTTATCGGTGTTCTCGTAATTATTTCGCGCAACCCCTTCATCCTTTTGATGACTAGCGGTGTTATTCTCATAAACGGAGGGACGGGGATTTTGAAGGTGGTTATGCTCCGCTTTTTTAAGATCAAGATATTTAAGAATATCAGATTTCCGCTCCATGACCACATGAAAAAGAATTTGCAATGGTCGCCGACTCAGGTTTTAATCCGCTTTGTAATTATCCAAATTTTAATTACTATTGTGATTTTAGGAATTCTATTTAAGATTCGATAA
- a CDS encoding DUF368 domain-containing protein, with amino-acid sequence MLNYIKKIIAGIAIGIANVIPGVSGGTIAVVFGVYSDLIGAASLDVKTIKANFKTYLCLFGGMGLGILIFASLFKLVYERFPIQTNFFFVGLIVGSIFIIFDFVRETEKESSFTKASKIAWFFIGLSLMLALYFFKGISISSAAAIETLSLGSFLFLFLAGFAGAAAMVIPGISGSFLLLIMGAYYTVIKAITGFNIPIMIPVGLGVLAGIILSARLIGFFMERFPKITYAFILGLVAGSIRHLVPDG; translated from the coding sequence ATGTTAAACTATATAAAGAAAATAATCGCAGGCATTGCCATAGGAATCGCAAATGTCATCCCCGGCGTTTCAGGCGGAACCATTGCCGTCGTATTCGGGGTTTATTCCGACCTTATAGGGGCAGCAAGTCTTGATGTCAAGACCATTAAGGCTAATTTTAAAACCTATCTTTGCCTTTTCGGAGGCATGGGCTTAGGCATTCTCATTTTTGCAAGCCTTTTTAAGCTTGTTTATGAAAGATTCCCCATACAGACCAATTTCTTTTTTGTAGGCCTTATCGTAGGAAGCATCTTTATAATCTTTGATTTTGTCCGAGAAACGGAAAAAGAGAGCTCTTTTACAAAGGCATCTAAAATTGCTTGGTTTTTTATCGGTTTAAGCCTGATGCTTGCCCTTTACTTTTTTAAGGGAATATCAATTTCTTCTGCCGCAGCAATAGAAACATTAAGCCTCGGAAGTTTTTTATTCTTATTCCTTGCAGGCTTTGCAGGAGCTGCCGCAATGGTAATACCCGGCATATCAGGCTCCTTCCTACTTTTGATCATGGGAGCGTATTATACGGTGATTAAGGCTATTACCGGCTTTAACATTCCTATAATGATTCCCGTAGGACTGGGTGTCCTTGCAGGAATCATCCTCTCGGCAAGACTAATCGGCTTTTTTATGGAAAGATTCCCCAAGATAACCTACGCCTTTATTTTGGGCCTGGTTGCGGGCTCAATCAGGCATTTGGTTCCTGACGGCTGA
- the uraA gene encoding uracil permease — protein MSHKKIYQVDEKVPAGLFLPLSIQHTFAMFGASVLVPIIFGIDAGIVLFMNGVGTLLFIAITRGKAPAYLGSSFAFLGPATLIISSIGFQYAQGAFIVTGLLGCLIAFIIYKFGTSWINIILPPAAMGSVVSLIGFELTGLTVRGGTIGANIMTESASRGDIIVFFITIGAAVLGSVLFKGFLSTISILIASIAGYIAAIFFGMVDFSIIREAGLFTVPHFQLPKFDLMAVITMLPVLLVITSEHISHQVVTSNIVGRDLLKDPGLHRSIFADNFSTALSGLVGGVPTTTYGENIGVMAVTGIYSVYVIAGAAIISICMAFISPLAALIRTVPGNVIGGITFLLYGMIGASGIRLLVDSKVDYSKSKNLILTSVVFTTGLSGLSIKFGEIEFKGMVLASLVAVILSFIFFVFEKLGVLEE, from the coding sequence ATGTCACACAAAAAAATTTATCAAGTTGACGAAAAAGTTCCGGCGGGGCTTTTCTTACCCTTAAGTATTCAGCACACATTTGCAATGTTCGGTGCCTCAGTCTTAGTTCCCATTATCTTCGGAATCGATGCAGGCATAGTTTTATTTATGAACGGAGTCGGCACCCTCTTGTTTATAGCCATAACAAGGGGAAAAGCCCCTGCCTACCTCGGTTCGAGCTTTGCCTTTTTAGGGCCTGCAACACTTATTATTTCTTCAATAGGTTTTCAATATGCTCAAGGAGCCTTTATAGTAACGGGGCTTTTAGGCTGTCTCATTGCCTTTATAATTTATAAGTTCGGAACCTCATGGATAAACATAATCCTTCCGCCCGCAGCAATGGGCTCTGTAGTTTCCCTCATCGGTTTTGAGCTTACAGGACTCACAGTAAGAGGCGGTACTATAGGTGCAAACATCATGACGGAATCGGCCTCACGGGGAGACATAATAGTCTTTTTTATCACGATAGGGGCGGCCGTTCTGGGCTCCGTACTTTTTAAGGGCTTTTTATCAACAATTTCCATTTTAATTGCAAGCATAGCGGGCTACATAGCCGCAATTTTTTTCGGCATGGTAGATTTTTCTATAATAAGAGAAGCAGGGCTTTTTACCGTCCCTCATTTTCAGCTTCCTAAATTCGATCTTATGGCCGTAATTACAATGCTTCCCGTCTTGCTGGTTATCACAAGCGAGCACATAAGCCATCAGGTAGTAACCTCCAACATCGTCGGACGAGATTTGTTAAAAGATCCGGGCCTTCACAGGAGTATCTTTGCCGATAACTTTTCGACAGCCCTTTCAGGCCTTGTCGGAGGAGTTCCAACCACAACCTACGGCGAAAACATAGGCGTTATGGCGGTTACCGGTATTTACAGCGTCTATGTAATTGCGGGTGCGGCAATAATTTCTATCTGTATGGCCTTTATAAGCCCCCTTGCAGCCCTAATCCGCACCGTGCCCGGAAACGTCATAGGAGGCATAACCTTCTTGCTCTACGGAATGATAGGGGCCTCAGGCATCCGCCTCTTGGTAGATTCAAAAGTAGATTATTCAAAATCGAAAAATCTCATTCTAACCTCGGTCGTCTTTACCACGGGTTTGAGCGGCCTCAGCATAAAATTCGGCGAAATAGAATTTAAGGGAATGGTACTCGCCTCCCTCGTTGCCGTTATTTTGAGCTTTATCTTCTTTGTTTTTGAAAAGCTGGGAGTGCTGGAGGAGTAA